In the genome of Bacillota bacterium, one region contains:
- a CDS encoding ABC transporter substrate-binding protein gives MKAKGWVRFAVFALVLALVAALAGCGSNQPAEQPAAPKVATAIRHSEVVVFWDPSDTFSNEIVALQNIYETLLRYDPFEDKLVPILATEYSTSEDGLVWSFKLREGVKFHTGNPFNADAVKYSIERTIERGMGASFIWHAVEEIRVVDEYTVEFVLEYPAPLDIIAAAGYGAYIFDPVVTEEKGHEWFLEGNACGTGPYMVESWERGQELVLTKFEEYWGGWEDHHFDKVVQKVVPEASTRRQMLEAGEADFIEALPFEHIEALRANPGITISVTPSFQSLFGHLNTEKPPLDNKLVRQALSYAMPYDGIIDHVMYGYARQSRGAVPYGLWGHEESLFQYTHDLDRARELLEEAGYPDGGFSLVLTYVSGDDFERRTAELYKAELAKLGIDLEIRGMPWESQWDLAKSPDPMDRQDIFLFYWWPDVADPISFLRGMFYSEEEIVFNLCYYKNPDYDALVDEASKHAGLDRDKSSQLYAQAQEHLIEDAAALYIYDQQYVRPLRANFKGYKDNPAYPHVVFFYDCYREE, from the coding sequence ATGAAGGCCAAAGGCTGGGTGCGCTTTGCCGTTTTCGCGCTGGTACTGGCGCTAGTGGCTGCCCTGGCAGGTTGCGGGTCAAACCAACCTGCTGAGCAACCGGCGGCGCCCAAGGTTGCGACGGCCATCAGGCACAGCGAGGTTGTGGTGTTCTGGGACCCCAGTGACACCTTCTCCAACGAGATCGTCGCCCTCCAGAACATCTACGAAACCCTGCTGAGGTATGACCCCTTTGAAGACAAGCTCGTTCCAATCCTGGCCACCGAGTACAGCACATCTGAAGACGGGCTCGTATGGAGTTTCAAGCTGAGGGAAGGCGTGAAGTTCCATACTGGAAACCCGTTTAACGCGGATGCTGTGAAGTACTCCATCGAGCGCACCATAGAACGGGGAATGGGTGCGTCCTTCATCTGGCATGCCGTGGAGGAGATCCGAGTTGTGGATGAGTACACGGTGGAGTTCGTCCTTGAGTATCCCGCTCCACTGGATATCATCGCGGCGGCGGGTTACGGCGCCTACATCTTTGACCCGGTAGTCACCGAGGAGAAGGGACATGAGTGGTTCCTTGAGGGGAATGCCTGCGGCACCGGCCCCTACATGGTGGAGAGCTGGGAGCGTGGGCAGGAACTGGTTCTCACCAAGTTCGAGGAGTACTGGGGGGGCTGGGAGGATCACCACTTCGACAAGGTGGTCCAGAAGGTAGTCCCCGAGGCGTCCACCAGAAGGCAAATGCTGGAAGCCGGCGAGGCTGACTTCATAGAGGCGCTGCCCTTCGAGCACATAGAGGCCCTGCGGGCTAACCCGGGCATTACCATAAGCGTGACCCCGTCATTCCAGTCCCTCTTCGGCCACCTGAACACAGAGAAACCGCCCCTTGACAACAAGCTGGTGAGGCAGGCCTTGAGCTATGCCATGCCGTACGATGGCATCATCGACCACGTCATGTATGGCTACGCCAGGCAATCCAGAGGCGCGGTGCCCTACGGGCTCTGGGGCCATGAGGAATCCCTTTTCCAGTACACTCATGACCTGGACAGGGCACGCGAGCTGCTAGAGGAGGCCGGGTACCCGGACGGGGGTTTCAGCCTGGTTCTCACCTACGTGTCTGGGGACGATTTCGAGCGGAGGACGGCCGAGCTCTACAAGGCTGAGCTGGCGAAACTAGGGATTGACCTGGAAATCCGCGGCATGCCCTGGGAGAGCCAGTGGGACCTTGCGAAGTCCCCAGATCCCATGGACAGGCAGGACATATTCCTGTTCTACTGGTGGCCAGACGTGGCAGACCCCATCAGCTTCCTGCGGGGCATGTTCTACTCCGAGGAGGAGATCGTGTTCAACCTGTGCTACTACAAGAACCCAGACTACGATGCCCTGGTTGATGAGGCAAGCAAGCACGCGGGCCTAGATAGGGACAAGTCAAGCCAGCTGTACGCCCAGGCCCAGGAGCACCTCATCGAGGATGCGGCAGCCCTTTACATCTATGACCAGCAGTACGTCCGGCCGCTACGGGCGAACTTCAAGGGGTACAAGGATAACCCCGCTTACCCCCATGTTGTCTTCTTCTACGACTGTTACAGGGAAGAGTGA
- a CDS encoding aspartate/glutamate racemase family protein, with amino-acid sequence MSTRIRLVMPVATGIWNEATRAELSKVAAPGTHLEVVNLATGPVALESEWEAALAAPAVVEEVRRAEEEGCSGAVVYCFLDPGVRAAKEVVSIPVVGLMEAGLLLALAVAERYGILNPVSRDYSATWSLAWRYHGDRLVSIRALDMPVLELQDQPKMAKRAREVARKMVSEDRADAIVLGCGAMLGLDEELQGFLGVPVIAPGKAALKLVEAFAGMGIAQSKRSFPEPVYNEVVSR; translated from the coding sequence ATGAGCACCAGGATACGCCTTGTCATGCCCGTTGCGACAGGCATCTGGAACGAAGCCACCAGGGCCGAGCTCTCCAAGGTTGCCGCGCCGGGGACCCACCTGGAGGTGGTGAACCTCGCCACGGGCCCGGTGGCCCTAGAGAGTGAGTGGGAGGCGGCGCTGGCTGCCCCGGCTGTGGTTGAAGAGGTGAGACGGGCAGAGGAGGAAGGCTGTTCCGGAGCGGTAGTCTATTGCTTCTTAGACCCCGGAGTCCGGGCAGCCAAGGAGGTCGTCTCCATACCCGTGGTGGGTCTCATGGAGGCCGGGCTCCTGCTGGCCTTGGCCGTCGCCGAGCGATACGGGATCCTGAACCCAGTGTCCCGCGACTACTCGGCCACCTGGTCTCTAGCCTGGCGCTACCATGGGGACCGTCTCGTCTCCATCCGGGCCCTGGACATGCCTGTGCTGGAGCTTCAAGACCAGCCCAAGATGGCCAAGAGAGCCAGGGAAGTTGCCCGTAAGATGGTTTCTGAGGACCGTGCGGACGCCATAGTCCTCGGGTGCGGCGCGATGCTAGGCCTAGACGAAGAGCTGCAAGGTTTCCTGGGGGTACCCGTGATCGCCCCTGGCAAGGCCGCCTTGAAGCTGGTGGAGGCCTTCGCCGGGATGGGGATAGCCCAGAGCAAGCGGTCCTTTCCCGAACCTGTGTACAACGAGGTTGTCTCAAGGTGA
- a CDS encoding aminopeptidase has protein sequence MSQGELKSSEALANPLGWGMSSQAGGAVTRPSRDCQGLAGAPGHGEHQEAKVARDVFSEYEFELGHAARVLCEEVLGLKPGETIVMTCDTESDARVIMATGRAALELGAKPVVLLTASPLGVGKAADAMLPVDVLSGCLKETDVWVEFNNKWLLYSTPYERVMEANQRIRYMCLVGMNVDMMVRTIGRVDHKLLREFMERIRAMTKAARKMRVTTPAGTDVEFENVPGNPMSCDMGSAGVPGVHFLSGQIGWCPDFSSINGRIVFDGSISPPVGKVSQPVTLHVRGGRVERIEGGAEAQEFLAWLKALEDDNMFRLAHICYGFNPNARLTGNVLEDERVWGCTEWGMGYQSAEDAPPDGIMAKSHTDGICLNSSVWLDGVQLLDKGEVVHPGVAPLAWAVLGRGQ, from the coding sequence TTGTCTCAAGGTGAGCTGAAGTCCAGCGAGGCCTTGGCGAACCCCCTTGGATGGGGGATGTCCTCCCAGGCCGGCGGCGCTGTTACCAGGCCTTCCAGGGACTGCCAGGGCCTGGCGGGAGCGCCCGGCCACGGAGAGCACCAAGAAGCAAAGGTGGCGAGAGATGTGTTCAGTGAATATGAGTTCGAGCTGGGGCATGCAGCCCGCGTCCTGTGTGAGGAAGTGCTGGGCCTTAAGCCCGGAGAGACCATCGTCATGACCTGCGACACCGAATCCGATGCCCGCGTCATCATGGCCACGGGCCGTGCGGCCCTTGAGCTGGGGGCAAAGCCTGTGGTGCTTCTCACCGCCTCGCCTCTGGGCGTGGGCAAGGCCGCCGACGCCATGCTCCCTGTGGACGTCCTGTCGGGGTGTTTGAAGGAGACGGATGTGTGGGTCGAGTTCAACAACAAGTGGCTCCTATATTCCACTCCCTATGAAAGGGTCATGGAGGCAAACCAGCGGATACGTTACATGTGCCTCGTTGGAATGAACGTGGACATGATGGTGAGAACCATTGGCAGGGTGGATCACAAGCTCCTGAGAGAGTTCATGGAGAGGATCAGGGCGATGACGAAGGCGGCGAGGAAGATGAGGGTGACCACACCAGCAGGCACTGACGTGGAGTTCGAGAACGTGCCTGGCAACCCCATGTCCTGCGACATGGGCTCGGCCGGTGTTCCCGGGGTCCACTTCCTCTCCGGGCAGATAGGGTGGTGCCCGGATTTTTCCAGCATAAACGGGAGGATCGTTTTCGACGGTTCCATCTCACCCCCTGTGGGGAAGGTCTCCCAGCCGGTGACGCTTCATGTACGGGGTGGCCGTGTTGAGAGGATCGAGGGCGGAGCTGAGGCCCAGGAATTCCTGGCGTGGCTCAAGGCCTTGGAAGATGACAACATGTTCAGGCTTGCCCACATCTGCTACGGCTTCAATCCCAACGCCAGGCTGACCGGGAATGTGCTTGAGGACGAGCGGGTGTGGGGCTGCACAGAGTGGGGCATGGGCTACCAGAGCGCGGAAGACGCCCCACCCGACGGCATAATGGCAAAGAGCCATACCGATGGGATCTGCCTCAACTCCTCTGTGTGGCTTGATGGAGTGCAGTTGCTGGACAAGGGTGAGGTGGTCCATCCTGGCGTGGCTCCCCTCGCCTGGGCAGTCCTTGGCAGGGGGCAGTAA
- a CDS encoding ABC transporter permease, producing MKAFVIRRALLGLVVLLGVTIMTFMIARVIPSEPAARWVGPKATAEQIARARIELGLDRPLYVQYYRYMSDLLRGDWGMSIRTHQPVMEDIKAFLPASLELCVVGMALSLVVGIPLGVASAVRKDSWFDHANRTFAIAGVSMPTFWLGMILQLVFFKELGILPLGGRISSQMRWIAPFPRVTGAYLLDTVISGNIVAFKDALLHIILPALTLAAYPVGLVMRMTRSSMLEVMGEDYIRVAKAYGLPHLLVIYRYALKNAIGPTITVVALSFAYSLAGTFLIEAVFSWPGLGYYAALSVITVDYPAIMGVTILIAVFYVILNTLVDIAHAFLDPRIKIG from the coding sequence ATGAAGGCATTCGTTATACGTAGGGCTCTCCTGGGACTAGTAGTCCTGCTTGGCGTGACCATCATGACGTTCATGATCGCGCGGGTCATCCCGTCCGAACCTGCGGCGCGCTGGGTGGGGCCCAAGGCCACAGCTGAGCAGATCGCCCGGGCCAGGATCGAGCTGGGCCTGGACAGGCCCCTTTACGTCCAGTACTACCGGTACATGTCGGACCTCCTCAGGGGTGACTGGGGAATGTCCATTAGGACACACCAGCCGGTAATGGAGGACATCAAGGCCTTTCTCCCCGCGTCCCTCGAGCTGTGCGTCGTTGGCATGGCGCTATCCCTGGTCGTGGGCATCCCTCTAGGCGTGGCGTCGGCGGTGAGGAAGGATTCCTGGTTCGACCACGCCAACAGGACCTTCGCCATTGCCGGGGTTTCGATGCCCACCTTCTGGCTGGGGATGATCCTGCAGCTGGTCTTCTTCAAGGAGCTGGGGATACTCCCGCTGGGCGGCAGGATATCCAGCCAGATGCGGTGGATCGCGCCGTTCCCGAGAGTAACCGGCGCTTACCTCCTGGACACGGTGATCTCCGGCAACATAGTGGCCTTCAAGGATGCCCTCCTGCACATCATACTCCCGGCCCTGACCCTGGCGGCGTACCCGGTGGGCCTGGTCATGAGGATGACGCGCTCATCCATGCTGGAGGTGATGGGGGAGGACTACATAAGGGTGGCGAAGGCATACGGCCTGCCTCACCTACTGGTCATCTACCGGTACGCGTTGAAGAACGCCATAGGCCCCACCATAACGGTGGTCGCGCTGTCCTTCGCCTACTCCCTCGCGGGGACCTTCCTGATAGAGGCGGTCTTCAGCTGGCCCGGCCTGGGATACTACGCAGCCCTCTCCGTGATAACCGTGGACTACCCCGCCATCATGGGCGTGACAATTCTCATTGCGGTGTTCTACGTGATCCTGAATACGCTGGTGGACATAGCCCACGCCTTCTTGGATCCTCGAATAAAGATTGGGTGA
- a CDS encoding ABC transporter permease → MDKALYVVHLLRKNPLTLSGFLFVLLLLVVALLAPCIAPFPGHALGEVDPEHKFLSPRWEYPFGTDEAGRDIFSRVLYGSRISLSVGVLAIGLALLIGVPLGAVAGFSGGVVDEVIMRATDVFLSFPPLLLAMAISAMLGPTLTNAMIAIAIAWWPWYTRLMRGQAVSIRERAFVEAARATGVSPLKIIRRHIMPNCIAPVVVQGSMDFGSIILMSASLSFLGLGAQPPTPEWGLIVSTGRTFFLTSWWCVVFPGLAIFATVLAFNLVGDGLREIMDPRTREF, encoded by the coding sequence ATGGACAAGGCACTATATGTTGTGCACCTTCTCAGGAAGAACCCGCTGACCCTGTCCGGTTTCTTGTTTGTGCTGCTCTTGCTCGTCGTTGCTCTCCTGGCGCCCTGCATTGCGCCATTCCCCGGGCATGCCCTGGGGGAGGTCGACCCCGAGCACAAGTTCCTCTCTCCTAGGTGGGAGTATCCCTTCGGAACCGACGAGGCAGGAAGGGATATCTTCAGCAGGGTGCTCTACGGGTCCAGGATATCCCTGAGTGTCGGTGTGCTCGCCATCGGGCTTGCCCTGCTCATCGGGGTGCCTCTCGGCGCGGTGGCTGGGTTCTCCGGGGGTGTGGTGGATGAGGTCATCATGCGCGCCACCGATGTCTTCCTCAGTTTCCCGCCCCTTCTCCTGGCCATGGCGATATCAGCCATGCTCGGTCCCACCCTCACCAATGCGATGATAGCCATAGCCATAGCGTGGTGGCCCTGGTACACGCGGCTTATGAGGGGGCAGGCTGTCTCCATCAGGGAGCGTGCCTTTGTTGAGGCAGCGCGGGCCACGGGTGTCAGCCCGCTGAAGATCATCCGCCGCCACATCATGCCAAACTGCATCGCCCCCGTAGTGGTGCAGGGGTCGATGGATTTCGGGTCCATAATCCTTATGTCAGCGTCTTTGAGTTTCCTTGGCCTGGGCGCACAACCCCCCACTCCCGAGTGGGGTCTCATCGTCAGCACGGGTCGCACATTCTTCCTGACAAGCTGGTGGTGTGTTGTCTTTCCCGGCCTGGCGATCTTCGCCACAGTGCTGGCTTTCAATCTCGTGGGCGATGGCCTGAGGGAGATCATGGACCCACGGACCAGGGAGTTCTAG
- a CDS encoding ABC transporter ATP-binding protein codes for MTQEALLEIRDLKVEFQTYAGVVKAVDVQSLVIRPGEFLGLVGETGCGKTVTSLAICGLITGPKGRIVSGEILFKGEDLLRKTPREMNEVRGKRIAMVFQDPMSSLNPTFTVGDMITRIIQRHQGVTRKEAFARAARVFETVRLPEPEETLRRFPHELSGGMRQRVMIAMALSCNPDLLIADEPTTALDVTIQAQILALLGDLKAEIDASVLLITHNLGVVAQTCDRVAVMYAGNVVEVAPTPSVFARSLHPYTRGLLKAVPRPGTRGQRLAVIEGMVPNLVDPPPGCRFEPRCPERQGMCAGKPPVLATVGHDHQVACHMADLPREEAL; via the coding sequence ATGACCCAAGAAGCGCTCCTGGAGATCAGGGACCTTAAGGTGGAGTTCCAGACCTATGCGGGGGTGGTGAAGGCCGTCGATGTCCAGTCCCTCGTGATAAGGCCAGGGGAGTTCCTGGGCCTGGTGGGCGAGACAGGCTGCGGCAAGACGGTGACCTCCCTGGCCATTTGCGGCCTCATAACGGGACCGAAAGGGAGGATCGTCTCAGGGGAGATCCTGTTTAAAGGCGAGGATCTCCTGAGGAAGACGCCCCGGGAGATGAACGAGGTGCGGGGAAAGAGGATCGCCATGGTGTTCCAGGACCCCATGTCATCCCTTAACCCCACCTTCACAGTGGGGGACATGATAACCCGCATAATCCAGAGGCACCAGGGCGTTACCAGGAAAGAGGCCTTCGCGCGCGCCGCAAGGGTGTTTGAGACTGTCCGGCTGCCTGAACCGGAGGAGACCCTGAGGCGCTTTCCCCACGAACTGAGTGGGGGAATGAGGCAGAGGGTCATGATCGCCATGGCGCTCTCGTGTAACCCAGACCTTCTGATAGCCGACGAACCCACCACCGCCCTGGACGTGACGATACAGGCCCAGATCCTGGCGCTCTTGGGAGACCTGAAGGCCGAGATAGACGCGTCTGTCCTGCTGATTACCCATAACCTCGGGGTTGTGGCTCAGACCTGTGACCGCGTGGCGGTCATGTACGCGGGAAACGTGGTGGAGGTGGCCCCAACCCCGTCCGTCTTCGCAAGGTCACTTCACCCCTACACCCGCGGGCTCTTGAAGGCCGTACCGCGGCCGGGTACCCGCGGCCAGAGGCTGGCTGTCATAGAAGGCATGGTTCCTAACCTGGTGGACCCGCCGCCGGGATGCAGGTTCGAACCCAGGTGCCCCGAGCGCCAGGGTATGTGCGCTGGGAAGCCCCCGGTACTGGCCACTGTGGGTCATGATCACCAGGTGGCCTGTCACATGGCGGACCTCCCGCGGGAGGAAGCCCTGTGA
- a CDS encoding oligopeptide/dipeptide ABC transporter ATP-binding protein, which produces MSEPNLLTVMELKKHFPIRAGVFGSTAGWVRAVDGVSFSIPGRGETFGVAGESGCGKTTLGKVVLRLIEPTSGSILFDGRDLAGMRAEDLRRARRDMQIVFQDPYWSLNPRMTVRDIVAEPLEEHTKILRREVDQRVNDLLQLVGLNPRHSRNYPHEFSGGQRQRIGIARALALNPKFLVLDEPTSALDVSVQAQILNLLEELKEQFCLTYLLISHDLMVMEHMASTVAIMYLGRIVEMGASEDLLEEPLHPYTQALISAVPVADPAVRRQRIVLEGAVPSAANPPPGCRFHPRCRLAEAACRETEPKLLQVNGRRVACHVVRGD; this is translated from the coding sequence GTGAGTGAGCCTAACCTGCTGACCGTGATGGAACTGAAGAAGCATTTTCCCATTAGGGCTGGGGTGTTCGGCTCCACCGCTGGCTGGGTCCGGGCAGTCGACGGTGTGTCCTTTTCCATACCAGGAAGGGGAGAGACCTTCGGGGTCGCCGGAGAGTCCGGGTGCGGCAAGACCACGCTGGGCAAGGTTGTGTTGCGCCTCATTGAACCCACCTCGGGAAGCATCCTCTTCGATGGCAGGGATCTTGCCGGCATGCGAGCAGAGGACCTGCGCAGGGCCCGGCGCGACATGCAGATCGTCTTCCAGGATCCCTACTGGTCCCTGAACCCCCGGATGACGGTGCGCGACATCGTTGCCGAGCCCCTGGAGGAACACACCAAGATCTTGCGCAGGGAGGTTGACCAGCGGGTGAATGACCTTCTGCAGCTGGTGGGCCTCAACCCCAGGCACAGCCGCAACTACCCCCATGAGTTCAGCGGCGGGCAGCGCCAGAGGATCGGGATAGCCAGGGCCCTGGCCCTAAACCCCAAGTTCCTGGTGCTGGATGAACCCACCTCAGCCCTGGACGTATCAGTCCAGGCCCAGATCCTGAACTTGCTGGAGGAGCTGAAGGAACAGTTCTGCCTCACCTACCTCCTCATATCCCACGACCTCATGGTGATGGAACACATGGCTTCAACCGTAGCCATCATGTACCTGGGCAGGATCGTGGAGATGGGCGCCAGCGAGGACCTTCTGGAAGAACCGCTTCACCCCTACACACAGGCGCTGATCTCGGCGGTGCCCGTGGCCGACCCCGCCGTGCGACGGCAGCGCATCGTCCTGGAGGGCGCTGTCCCCAGCGCTGCCAACCCCCCGCCTGGGTGCCGGTTTCACCCCCGGTGCAGGCTCGCTGAGGCTGCATGCCGGGAGACGGAGCCCAAGCTGCTCCAGGTCAACGGGCGTCGTGTGGCGTGCCACGTAGTCAGGGGCGACTAG